A single window of Periophthalmus magnuspinnatus isolate fPerMag1 chromosome 22, fPerMag1.2.pri, whole genome shotgun sequence DNA harbors:
- the lrrc57 gene encoding leucine-rich repeat-containing protein 57 yields the protein MGNSALKSHLETSQKTGVFQLMGKGLQEFPEELQRLTSNLRTVDLSGNKIEVLPASIGNFLHMKSLTLNANRLTTLPPEISKLKKLETLSLNQNQLQRVPGALCELKALRTLSLSGNLLSELPPGLGALRHLDLLDLSHNKIQTIPPEVQELQAIELNLNQNQISSVAPSIAQCPRLKVLRLEENCLELSAVPQSVLVQSQVSLLSLEGNLFEVKKLRDMEGYDKYMERFTATKKKFT from the exons atGGGGAACAGTGCTCTAAAGTCCCACCTGGAGACCTCTCAGAAGACTGGAGTGTTCCAGCTCATGGGGAAAGGCCTACAGGAG tttccAGAGGAGCTGCAGCGTCTGACCTCAAACCTTCGCACAGTCGACCTGTCTGGAAACAAGATCGAGGTGCTTCCTGCTTCGATCGGGAACTTCCTACATATGAAGAGTCTGACGCTCAACGCAAACAGGCTCA CCACTCTTCCTCCAGAGATCAGCAAACTGAAGAAGCTGGAGACACTGAGCCTGAACCAGAACCAGCTCCAGCGAGTCCCGGGGGCCCTGTGTGAGCTCAAAGCCCTTAGAACGCTCTCTCTGTCCGGTAACCTCCTCTCAGAGCTGCCCCCTGGCCTCGGAGCTCTGAGGCACCTCGATCTACTGGACCTGTCCCACAACAAGATCCAAACCATCCCCCCAGAAGTGCAGGAGCTACAGGCCATTGAGCTCAACCTCAACCAGAACCAG ATCTCGTCTGTGGCGCCCTCCATTGCTCAGTGTCCACGGTTGAAGGTTCTTCGTTTGGAGGAGAATTGTCTAGAGCTGTCGGCGGTCCCTCAGTCGGTGCTGGTGCAGTCTCAGgtgtctctgctctctctggaGGGGAACCTGTTTGAGGTGAAGAAACTCCGAGACATGGAAGGATATGACAAG TACATGGAACGTTTCACCGCCACAAAAAAGAAGTTTACCTGA
- the haus2 gene encoding HAUS augmin-like complex subunit 2: MLQRELSTFSVTPAASVLSRCVSRGALRQEEVDSALSDTSSTFSSNLSRAEERIQAQRELDQLQLQMELLQMDKLNADVTHPFHLMRQFEQLQLFCSHLQDVLRDHTGLRQRLLRPLGWTHLPVPAHLHRYVVEVVRMFLDFIETLELKISFVRHSSSAPEHLMEMSSSLSQLLTLAVEVQTLSSQILTWKEVRSSILSDSSERTVTSEP; encoded by the exons ATGTTGCAGAGAGAGCTGAGCACGTTCTCTGTGACTCCTGCTGCCAGTGTCCTGTCCAGATGTGTGTCCAGAGGAGCCCTGAGACAG gAGGAGGTAGACTCTGCCCTCTCTGATACAAGCTCCACCTTCTCCTCTAACCTGTCCAGAGCCGAAGAGCGAATTCAAGCGCAGAGAGAACTGGACCAG ttacagttacagatGGAGTTGTTGCAGATGGACAAACTGAATGCAGACGTCACTCACCCGTTTCACCTCA TGCGTCAGTTCGAGCAGTTGCAGCTCTTCTGCTCTCACCTCCAGGATGTGCTCCGGGACCACACTGGGCTCAGACAGAGACTCCTGAGGCCCCTGGGGTGGACGCACCTGCCAGTCCCTGCCCACCTGCACAG ATATGTAGTGGAGGTGGTGCGGATGTTCCTGGACTTCATTGAGACTCTAGAGCTGAAGATCTCGTTTGTCCGGCACAGTTCCAGCGCTCCTGAACACCTCATGGAGATG agctcctccctctctcagctcCTGACGCTCGCGGTTGAGGTTCAAACCTTGTCCAGTCAGATTCTAACCTGGAAGGAAGTCCGGAGTAGCATTTTGAGTGACAGCTCTGAGCGAACCGTGACCTCTGAACCCTGA
- the LOC117390212 gene encoding uncharacterized protein LOC117390212 — MHLKSCPKLLRSELRLDLGQQQGALLRRGQSLRVPLAALSTNTLRCSPVGGAVLAARAKGSENAVFTEEEGGGLDVWSVIKPGHVREKIALFAHDTPNERNAKGSWDVTAKRRRRASQIQPAQVLQSPQAPVTLSLQPAPRELLLSPLPPLPPLSSPDPSDPVEDDSKLSVVEMVAFLEQRVITRSPHAKLRSSTSIMLSRAQPPSSASLLADPQPVPPSDRPISLQQGEEPDSVSVSDMVAKLESQCLRRRTQSEQRTVGRVLLAEQNHAQLANTQPISISKPLKATLTDSSTTETRKTSVSFCKTDVKVKVTCFSTDTKEVIKTVTKNTPTMPERSDAIGRGRTQSPPSCQSKPAQLSSQVKLNTTQKCESKETQKSPASTADILRPPVRSEVALAKMIKMEDVFCVKDVTKPDPKPDDAFKTVGPSCVKLKNTPLSEFKTEKSHESPKLEEPLPGLLFLTPPSKVASLSPNSHSDSFLVLSRSELVVQSEQRKTEWHHSSSNSDSFTVLSLDLTGQSQTRTQCSFSLSPASSLPSDQLEKKKHQRSQSPTSTCDSTPIRTLQSSSRDLMVQSEKRKAKSDSNLSHSSLDFVIQSKTSKPSSVQSERSCLMVTKASCDQTDQLQNSSDSFIQSEKRKSCPVTASEFSIQSKASIELLPIESQSQRRRLNRIAQSEKRKSCPVMVSDWTNSQYLDQSQTLKAPSDSALDTSQSEQRRPFLAPPSGQSEARSCCSVLRSSSDAAVLLRSSSDVGSERRRRRKATRTFSVGEGRVSEDFLLMRRRVQSLLEPRSSLSYLSLLPHHLLLQILLHLPTRALAALKCTCHYLRLVIDTYDPRPLDALWVCDPRYRDDPCKQCKRRHQRGDVSLCRWHHKPFCQAMPYGPGYWMCCHGDRRDAPGCNVGLHDNRWVPAFHSINAPIYRQRPREEDET; from the exons ATGCATCTGAAGTCGTGTCCAAAGCTGTTGCGCTCAGAGCTGCGCCTGGACCTGGGtcagcagcagggggcgctgctgAGGCGAGGCCAGAGCCTGCGTGTCCCATTGGCCGCTCTGTCCACCAACACGCTCCGCTGCAGTCCTGTGGGGGGCGCTGTGCTGGCGGCGCGGGCCAAGGGCTCAGAGAACGCAGTGTtcacagaggaagaggggggcgGTCTTGACGTTTGGAGCGTTATCAAACCGGGACATGTGAGAGAGAAGATCGCTCTGTTTGCCCATGACACGCCCAATGAGAGAAAC GCCAAAGGGAGCTGGGATGTCACTGCCAAACGTCGCAGAAGAGCCAGCCAAATCCAACCAGCTCAAGTCCTGCAGTCCCCCCAGGCTCCGGTGACTCTGAGCCTGCAGCCTGCCCCCCGGGaacttctcctctcccccctcccccctctcccacccctctcttcccctgACCCCTCTGACCCCGTCGAAGACGACTCTAAACTCTCTGTGGTGGAAATGGTCGCGTTTTTGGAGCAACGCGTCATCACCCGCTCGCCGCACGCCAAACTCCGAAGCTCCACCTCCATCATGCTGTCCCGAGCCCAGCCCCCTTCTTCTGCCTCCTTGCTTGCTGACCCCCAGCCTGTCCCCCCTTCAGACCGGCCAATCTCGTTGCagcagggggaggagccagACAGCGTGAGCGTTTCCGATATGGTCGCTAAGCTGGAGTCTCAGTGTTTGCGACGAAGGACTCAAAGTGAACAGCGAACAGTTGGACGCGTTCTCTTAGCCGAGCAAAACCACGCCCAGCTTGCCAACACGCAGCCAATCAGCATCTCCAAACCACTCAAAGCCACGCTCACTGACTCCTCGACCACAGAAACAAGAAAGACATCTGTTAGCTTTTGTAAAACGGacgtaaaagtcaaagttacaTGTTTTTCTACTGATACAAAGGAGGTTATTAAAACTGTCACAAAAAACACGCCTACTATGCCTGAACGCAGCGACGCCATTGGACGAGGCAGAACACAATCCCCGCCCTCCTGTCAATCTAAACCTGCCCAGCTAAGTTCACAAGTCAAACTTAACACAACGCAAAAATGTGAGTCTAAAGAAACTCAGAAATCGCCAGCAAGTACTGCGGACATTTTGAGACCTCCTGTTCGCTCGGAGGTGGCGTTGGCAAAGATGATCAAAATGGaggatgtgttttgtgttaaagATGTGACTAAACCTGACCCTAAACCCGATGACGCATTTAAAACAGTAGGACCATCCTGTGTAAAGTTAAAAAACACTCCTTTATCTgagtttaaaactgaaaaatcacATGAAAGTCCAAAACTGGAGGagccacttcctggtttgctgTTCCTGACCCCTCCCTCTAAAGTTGCATCCCTGTCCCCAAACTCACACTCTGATTCGTTCTTGGTTCTGTCCAGGTCTGAACTTGTTGTCCAGTCAGAGCAGAGAAAAACTGAATGGCATCACAGCAGCTCAAACTCTGATTCGTTCACTGTTCTCTCGCTGGATCTCACGGGCCAATCGCAAACGAGGACACAGTGCTCCTTCTCACTAAGTCCTGCCTCCTCCTTGCCTTCGGACCAATTGGAAAAGAAAAAGCACCAACGCTCTCAAAGTCCCACCTCCACTTGTGACTCCACTCCAATCAGAACACTCCAGTCCAGCTCTAGGGATctcatggtccaatcagagaagaggAAAGCAAAGTCAGACTCTAACCTGTCACACAGCTCATTGGATTTTGTCATCCAATCAAAAACGAGTAAACCCAGCAGCGTCCAATCAGAGAGAAGCTGTTTAATGGTTACAAAGGCTTCCTGCGATCAAACTGACCAATTACAGAACAGCAGTGATTCCTTCATCCAATCAGAGAAGCGGAAGTCCTGCCCTGTCACTGCATCAGAGTTCAGCATCCAATCCAAGGCCAGCATTGAACTGTTACCCATTGagagccaatcacagcgcagaAGGCTGAATCGCATTGCTCAATCAGAGAAGAGGAAATCATGCCCCGTGAtggtttctgattggacaaacTCTCAGTACCTCGACCAATCACAGACACTGAAAGCCCCATCAGACTCCGCTTTAGACACGAGCCAGTCAGAGCAAAGGAGGCCCttcctggcccctccctctggtCAATCAGAGGCTCGTTCCTGCTGCTCGGTGCTACGCTCTTCCTCGGACGCCGCGGTGCTGCTGCGCTCCTCGTCTGACGTGGGCTCGGAGCGCCGGCGCCGCAGGAAGGCAACAAGAACCTTTAGTGTTGGTGAGGGCCGTGTCTCGGAGGACTTCCTGTTGATGCGGCGCCGCGTGCAGAGCCTTTTGGAGCCGCGATCGAGCCTGTCCTATCTGTCGCTCCTGCCACACCACCTGCTCCTGCAGATCTTGCTGCACCTGCCGACCCGCGCCCTGGCAGCGCTCAAGTGCACCTGTCACTACCTGCGGCTTGTCATTGACACGTACGATCCGCGGCCCCTTGATGCGCTCTGGGTGTGCGACCCTCGTTACCGTGATGACCCCTGTAAACAGTGTAAGCGCCGTCACCAGCGTGGCGACGTGTCGCTGTGTCGCTGGCATCACAAACCCTTCTGCCAGGCCATGCCGTATGGTCCCGGCTACTGGATGTGCTGCCACGGCGACCGCCGCGACGCTCCAGGATGCAACGTCGGTCTCCACGACAACAGATGGGTGCCTGCCTTCCATAGCATCAACGCTCCAATCTACCGCCAGAGGCCGCGGGAGGAGGACGAGacgtaa
- the lgals3b gene encoding galectin-3b isoform X2 has product MNLEDALGDWPGGNQSGGGGGGGAWPGQNNNPSWPGQPSNPTWPGGQPTNPMWPGAPSQPSGPGGWPSAPSQPAQPSGPGWPSGPSGPSGPSQPTNPSWPSGPTGPSQPSNPSWPSGPSQPSNPSWPSGPAPGPNVPVAPMTNLSVPFQHDFSAGLHEKMLITIAGTVKPQPNKFIIDFHAGSDLVFHFNPRFNEAGRQVIVRNSEIGKRWGKEERDLPHFPFKAGQGFEIKMLVTNQCFKVAVNNSHLLEFKHRAPNLRAINRMNVFHDVTLSKVNVETVP; this is encoded by the exons ATGAAC ctCGAAGATGCTCTCGGTGATTGGCCCGGAGGTAACCAATCaggaggtggagggggtggaggggcgTGGCCAGGACAAAATAACAACCCCTCTTGGCCAG GTCAGCCGTCCAACCCCACCTGGCCAGGGGGTCAGCCCACTAACCCCATGTGGCCTGGAGCCCCCTCTCAGCCCTCAG GTCCAGGGGGGTGGCCCTCGGCTCCATCACAGCCCGCTCAGCCCTCCGGCCCGGGGTGGCCCTCCGGTCCCTCCGGTCCCTCTGGTCCCTCTCAGCCCACCAACCCCTCCTGGCCCTCTGGTCCCACTGGTCCCTCTCAGCCCTCCAACCCTTCCTGGCCCTCTGGTCCCTCTCAGCCCTCCAACCCTTCCTGGCCCTCTGGTCCTGCTCCAGGTCCTAATGTCCCTGTGGCTCCTATGACAAACCTG TCGGTGCCATTCCAACATGACTTTTCTGCTGGACTCCATGAGAAGATGCTCATCACCATCGCGGGAACTGTCAAGCCACAGCCCAACaa GTTCATCATAGACTTCCACGCCGGGTCAGACTTGGTGTTCCACTTTAATCCACGTTTTAACGAAGCAGGGAGGCAGGTCATCGTCCGGAACAGCGAGATTGGGAAGAGATGGGGcaaagaggagagggacctgCCACACTTTCCTTTTAAAGCGGGACAGGGCTTTGAG ATAAAGATGCTGGTCACGAACCAGTGTTTTAAAGTGGCTGTGAACAATTCTCACCTcctggagtttaaacacagagcTCCAAACCTGCGCGCTATCAACCGTATGAATGTGTTCCACGACGTCACGCTGTCCAAGGTCAACGTGGAGACTGTGCCATGA
- the lgals3b gene encoding galectin-3b isoform X1, translating to MNLEDALGDWPGGNQSGGGGGGGAWPGQNNNPSWPGQPSNPTWPGGQPTNPMWPGAPSQPSGPGGWPSAPSQPSQPSGPGGWPSAPSQPAQPSGPGWPSGPSGPSGPSQPTNPSWPSGPTGPSQPSNPSWPSGPSQPSNPSWPSGPAPGPNVPVAPMTNLSVPFQHDFSAGLHEKMLITIAGTVKPQPNKFIIDFHAGSDLVFHFNPRFNEAGRQVIVRNSEIGKRWGKEERDLPHFPFKAGQGFEIKMLVTNQCFKVAVNNSHLLEFKHRAPNLRAINRMNVFHDVTLSKVNVETVP from the exons ATGAAC ctCGAAGATGCTCTCGGTGATTGGCCCGGAGGTAACCAATCaggaggtggagggggtggaggggcgTGGCCAGGACAAAATAACAACCCCTCTTGGCCAG GTCAGCCGTCCAACCCCACCTGGCCAGGGGGTCAGCCCACTAACCCCATGTGGCCTGGAGCCCCCTCTCAGCCCTCAGGTCCAGGGGGGTGGCCCTCGGCTCCATCACAGCCCTCTCAGCCTTCAGGTCCAGGGGGGTGGCCCTCGGCTCCATCACAGCCCGCTCAGCCCTCCGGCCCGGGGTGGCCCTCCGGTCCCTCCGGTCCCTCTGGTCCCTCTCAGCCCACCAACCCCTCCTGGCCCTCTGGTCCCACTGGTCCCTCTCAGCCCTCCAACCCTTCCTGGCCCTCTGGTCCCTCTCAGCCCTCCAACCCTTCCTGGCCCTCTGGTCCTGCTCCAGGTCCTAATGTCCCTGTGGCTCCTATGACAAACCTG TCGGTGCCATTCCAACATGACTTTTCTGCTGGACTCCATGAGAAGATGCTCATCACCATCGCGGGAACTGTCAAGCCACAGCCCAACaa GTTCATCATAGACTTCCACGCCGGGTCAGACTTGGTGTTCCACTTTAATCCACGTTTTAACGAAGCAGGGAGGCAGGTCATCGTCCGGAACAGCGAGATTGGGAAGAGATGGGGcaaagaggagagggacctgCCACACTTTCCTTTTAAAGCGGGACAGGGCTTTGAG ATAAAGATGCTGGTCACGAACCAGTGTTTTAAAGTGGCTGTGAACAATTCTCACCTcctggagtttaaacacagagcTCCAAACCTGCGCGCTATCAACCGTATGAATGTGTTCCACGACGTCACGCTGTCCAAGGTCAACGTGGAGACTGTGCCATGA